Genomic DNA from Felis catus isolate Fca126 chromosome E3, F.catus_Fca126_mat1.0, whole genome shotgun sequence:
TGTAGTTATCCAGAATGGGGCCTTGACAGCCCTGGCAGCGCGGGGCGAACAGCTGCAGGAAGTCCCGGCGACAGTAGGGGCGGCCCTCACGCTCATGAAAACCTAGAGGCAGGAGCAGGGCGGAAAGAAAAGGGTGCAGGCTGCACCCAAGACTTGCAAGATCTGAGACTGGAAGGCCAGATGAGGGGTGGTCAGAttgagcagcagagagggagggatggggtcTAGAGTGGGGGCCTAGTGGGAGGAGATAGGATGGGGACTGGCAAGTGGGAGAGGGTGGGGCCAGAAGACTTGGAAGGTCTTAGCAGGCTGGACCAAAGTGGGTTAGGCGGGATGTTGAGCAGACCGGTGGCTTTCAAGACTGGAGCCAAGCTCTCACCCTCATCTCCGAAGGGCTCCCCACAACTGACGCAGCAGAAATGCTCTGGGTGCCAATGGGTGCCCAAGGCAGTGACCATCTTCTGTGGGGCATGAACGAGGACACTCAGTATGGCCTTccatcccttcttcccttcctctcccaccctgAACCTATGCAATTGGGTTTAAGTAGGAGTTTGAGGCACAAGAGACCTAACAAGGAACTTGGAAGTCAAAGAGAGTGGGTGGAGTCCAAAGGGCCTTGGACACAGCCAAGGGGCTTAGCATGGGTGGGCGGGGGGCTGTGATTTGAATGGGGCCCACCCCACAGGGACCCTGGTGAGGTGGGGTTTGTGGGACAGGTGCAGCTCACATGTCGGATGGGTTGATTGCAGAGGCCACAACGTGGGGAGAAGCGCTCAAAGTAGCACTCAGGGCAGAAGGGGGCTCCATCCTTCTCGAAGAAGCTGCTGCCTCCCAGGGACATGGAACAGCCACCGCAAATGAAGTGCTCAGGGTGCCAAGTACGGCCCAGCGCAGTCACCACCTGTGAGTTGAGGGTGAGGCCTGGATCAGAGTGGTCCTTGAGCTGCCATGCGCCCAATGAGCTAAGATTTACATGGCACATTTcaagtcttcttttcttttttttttttctttttaccatttgaCTCCCTTCACTCATTTCTCTCCACTCACCCTAAGAGATTAGGATGAAGAACCTAATGTTCAAGTCAGTCTGTAAGTGACAGAGTTTCAACCCAGGTCTTCCAGCACAGTACTTAGGACTGTGAAACTCATGAAAATGttgtaattactttaaaaatcagaagaaaaaaatgagctggaagaaaatgatttaatatataatattaagaaATTCTTCTTCATACCAACACAGtcataaaacacaattttaatttttaatttaatggagGGAGGGGACCCATGAAGGTGAAAGTGACTAGGGCCCAAAAAAGTCACAATGCCACCCTGCTTTGCTAAGATTGAAAATTCTGGGATGGAAGCAGGGCACTAAATCTAGCAAGAGGATCTAGGTCAACCACTGGGCACAGCTGTTGTCAACAACATTTACTCAGTCAATTAGCCAAGAACCAGAGTTCACACACCGGATGCTGGTGGAGCAGAAACATCTTTTGTGGATGACTGAGAAATGGTAGGTGGCCCCAATAAGACTTTTGTGAAGACTAAGAGATGGAGGTTTGTAAGAGAGCTAGAATAGTGCCTGCGCAAAGTAGAACCACAATAAATGGTAACTGAGTTGGAATTCTCATTCTCATCCTACCACTTACGTGCAATGTGACTcggagctttagtttcctcatctgtaaaatatgaacAACAGTAATACCCACTTCCCAGAGTCatttactaaaagaaaacaacacaaaatctGGCTCTCAGGATGGGTCCATGGGGCTCTATCTCCCTACTCACAGTTCTCCACTTACCTGCCCAGCAATAGGTTTATTGCAGGAGCCACAGAGACCCTTGGTCTGGGTGGGAACACCACGGCGGCTGAGATCAGACTGCAGCAGTCCCAACATGGTGTCTAGGCTGCCCTTGCTAGTTGGCCCTGGTGAGGATGGGGAGCCCTCATTCACAGAGCTTGGCACTGGTGGCTGAGTTGACCCAGAGTTTGGAAGCTGCAGCAAGAAGGACATCAGAGTTGAGTCAACAAGGCAGAAGAAGTGGATGGTTCTAAAAGGGGTTGGGGAGCCACAAATCCACACTGGCCCACCTCCTACCTGACTCACGTGGTTCTGGACACGGAAGTCAGACAGTGAAGCCATCAGCCTATCCAATTCCAGGGTGGCTGAGGTTGCTGAAGGCTTTGGGAGAACAGGGGATGGGCTGGGAGGGCTGTGAAGAACACAACTTGTGTTAGCTCAGAGCCCCCCAGAATAATGAATGCTATCCTCCAGTAATTTAGGCATCTATCACCTTTCTCCCAGCTCTACCAGCCATGTCAAACTCACAGGCTGGGCCTTTTCTTGTCCTCAGATTGGTCCTCCTTCTGTTCCCCTGCAGTCTCCTTGCTAGATGGGAACTGAGACATTATTTCAtctgcagagaggagagaagggcacTGGATATGGGGTCATACTCTATCCCCTTCCAGTTAAGACTTGTGTCCCGTTAGCTGCTACTCTGGAAGAGTATACCCCTCAGTCTTTTCCCTTCTCCACCGTGTCCCCATCCCATCAAGGCCTATCTCTGTGACCTGGTACCTGTGATGTTGAACTGGGTAGCATTAAGTTCCTGAAGCAATCGGTCTAGTTCACAGAGTCCTGTGCCCAAGACACCGCTGGAAGAGGAGAATGGAGGGGCCGCAGGAGCTGCAGGTTTTGGGGACCGAGGCTTGCACACCGtactggaaaacagggtggaagCCTGGGTTCAGGGGTGGGGAATCCAAGCCTCTTCACCTGAGTCTTAATTGGCTTCCACCTCCTGCAGTTCCCAGAACCCTCACCTGTACAGATGGTCCTTGTCCCCAGAAGCTCCTGAAGACTCCCCAGATCCTGTCTACAGAGAGAAAGATGCATGTGTGGGATGATAGATCTATACTTTGCCCCACTCAAGCTCAGATTCTCCTAGCCCTGGCCAAACTTGGCCCTAGTGTCACCCCAGTCCCCCACATTTGATCTCACCTGTGACTGGTGGCCATAGGGCAGGGGAGATGTGAAAGGCTCCGGAGACCTCTCTTTTGGAGCCCCTGACCTTGGCATGTGTGAGGTGGTGGTCTCCAGGTCAGACAGCAGGGCATCTGCAGGGGAGAGTCCGTCAAGATGAGAAGTTGAGAGGTTAAGGTTAGAGCAGAGACAGGGACTTAAGAGATTAGAAGATAAGAGTTCCAACTAGGCAGTAGTTGAGGAGGACAGAAGCCAGTATTAAGAGCAGAAGTTAAGAATCAGATGGAAACACAGACCAGACCAAGGCAGAGAAGTAGAAGTGCAGCAGGAATATTTATGACCAAAAACATCCCAAATGGCTCATCTTGGGAGTCATGCACAAAAACCAcctgattcttttattttctgcatcttCCCTGATGCAGTCAAAATTGACGATTTACGCAAGCCAAATTTGGCTTCACCCCAAATTGCTCAGTTGGCTGTATGCCTGGCACCCAGTTTTCTGGTTGGATGCTCTTTCTGCCCAGTAattcctgctcccctcccccacctaaaCAGACTCACCCAGCGGTGGCACAAGTCCAGGTACTGGGTCCCACCCTATGCTCCTCATTGGCAGGTCTCCTGGGACCTGCtttctgattggcttattttCCATACAAGCCGGTTGCCCCTACTGAGCAGCACCCCCTACTGAAGGGTGCCTGAACCCCTTCTCTCCCATGGAGAGTACAGCCTTTCCAACGGACCGGGAGGAGGAGATGCCggtcctccttcttcctccaagacaaccccccacccccacccatcctcAGATCTAGATCCTTTGAATCCTTTCCTTTCCAGAACCTAGAAGTCCCTACTCCTTTATTCATCCCTGAGTACCACAGTGGAACCCTTAACCTCTTCCTGGCATCTTGGCACTCATCTGTTCTCTTTCTAGGTGGAAAGACCCGACCCCTACCATACTTAGGGTCCCTTAactcttttcttctcctaaaCTCTGAGGCAGGCCCATTTTCTTCTCGAGAATTCGATTTCATATTCTCCCTTCCCATCTACTTTCCCAGGCCTGGACCCCAAGACCCCTTTAACCCTTCCCTTCCCAGAGCCCCTGAGCCCAGGCGCCCAGTGGCAGGCGCTGCACCTCCCTGCCCATCCGTCAGCAGCCTGTGATGGAGGGAGCTGAgcgagggaagaagggagggagctgagcgagggaagaagggagggagcgGCCAGTCCgggaaaggcaggaagggagaggcaggaagggggacGTGGTGTCGGAAAGGAGGCGCGGGCAAAGACCAGAATCAAGAAGACAGAAGGCAGGGATGGGGCGATTTGGGGAGTGCAAGGGGGCTCCAGGATGAGAAAGCGGGTCTAGATGGTGGTGAGGAGCTGGGGATAAGGGGACCCAAGCCCCACTCACCCAGGTCCTCCATGGCGGGGCACGGGCGCACCGCGCGGGGCGAGCAGGGCGGGGGCTGTgtccggtgggggcggggggtgggggacgtCCGGGAGTTGGAGGCCCGGCCGTGACCATGTAAGGAAGCCGGGACCCGCTGGGATGGAGCTGGTGGgggacgggggggtggggggggttgggtAGCGAGGGTGCAAAGAACGGGAGAACCCAGGATGGGGGCGTGTAAAGGAAGGAGGGCCAAGGCCCACCCAGGCCCAGCCCGCCTGTCTGCCGCGGAGGCAGCCACACCCCAGCCTTGGCCTCAGCTACAGGGAGCCCCAGGctgcctgagccaaagtcagagaagaGGCTCTCCCAGACCAAGCTGGAGATCCTCTGCTCAATGAGACTCTTAGACCAGACTGAGGCCCCCAAGCAGACACCCCCCACCAAGGCTAGCACCCTGAGTCCTTGATAGAGCCCCTGTCCACTCAGGCCATTCCAGAGAGACTTGCCCCAGACAGAATTGTTGGGTTGGGGGCAGAAGTGATCGTTCTAAGGATCAGTTAGACAGCAGGTTCAGGGACATTCCCTTAGAGACCCTGATAGCAATGACATGAACAGATCCCAAATGGCACATATACTAGACACAAATCTCTCAGAAATGGAGACAGATAGACACAACGAACTCTCCCATCCTCTAAGCCAGGACCTTCTCTCCAAAAATTGGAACCAAACATATAGACACAGGTAAACTGAACCCAGGCCCAAGCCCCATGCAGACTCAGGGAAAACACTTTCAGGCAACCAGACCATAGCCAGCCTTCAAGACAAAGCCTTTCCCCAACACTGAGGCGACCCTTGGGAAAGAGCCCTTTCCCAAGATACTGGTGAACACAGAGAAGACACAGACCCCATCCACAAAGGAACAAGGGGCCTTCTCTGGACTGAGACCCCCGATAATCAAGGTGGAAGTGAACACTTAGAGCAGAGTTTGGACAGACACGACAGTGTTGCAGTCCCTGGACTGTGGGTCTCAACCCAGcagcaaattaaaacaacctgggaagctttttaaaaatactgatgcccagAGCATCCTCCCCTCAGTCCAATTCAATGAGAAAGAGCctaggcatcagtatttttaaaaagctctctgGGTAGTTCTAATGCACAGCCCAAGAACAGAGACCTGGACACtcacagaagcacagagataGCAAGTGTAAACCTTAGCTCCCCAGAAGCTAACTGGCAGCCAGTCCGGGCACCCTCCTTGAAGTCAGGCTGCCACCTGAGTGGTTTAGTGATCTGGGATCCTGGTGATGTAGATCCTGCCTTGAGAGATCATACACAGCGCAACATAAGCTGAATACAACCTGGAGCTCTGGCCCTCTCTGAGCAAAACTAAGACAGGGCTTTGGGGACTCTAGGAACATAGAGGTCTTCCTTCAGGCTAATAGCAGAAGGACACTTCATCcaagagatgaagacagacacagagactgaAGGCCCAAGATGAGCAAAGGTCACTCGGGAAACGGTAATTGCCAAGGCCTTGGACATACATCCCCACACTCACATTTCCTCAGCCCAGCCCCTTCAAAAGACACTAACCAAAGTCTGTGTGTCTAGCTGGATACCTGAACAATGAAGTTGCATAAGCAGAAAGCAGGCTTCTCCCAGTACTCTACTCTATCCCAGGACTCCAGGAACCACTGCATAATTACTTATTAAACTCCCACATGCCAAGGGTGGCCTGTGTTGAGACACATCAACTTGGACAAAACCCTGTTTGATGGGTGAAGGGAGTGGGGGGACTCCCACTGGAAAGTAAGCAGAGACACCACACAATAGGGGTATCCAATTCCAAAGTTTTTAATCTCAACTCTGGAAGGCTGGCCCAGGCCAGGTGCCTGGAGCCCTGGGCTGTTCTTCATCTGTGGGTCCCACACTCGGACCCTGGCGTCTTCAGACCATCATCCTGGGGTACAGTTCCATTCTCTCATCGGTCCTCAATGGTGACTTCTGCTCAGCTTCCTCTTATGCTGCTCTGAGGGAGTCCTCCTTCATAGCCAACTCATCCTTGGATCCCCTCCCAGGGGACATCAACAGTCTAAGCTGGAACCCTTGCCCCCGAATTCAACCCCCATTACCACAGCCAGTAAAGCCTCAGTCAGGGGCCCTGTCTCCTCACCTGCTGCCTCCACAAGCCCCACTAAGGCCAAGGCCCGTTTCCGAGGGCACTgccctggccccagagcccagcGGGCACAATGCGCAACCAGTCGGGGCCGGCCCAGGCGGAATACTTCACCCACTGACTCTGGGCCACCATGGGGTCCCAGGTGGATGTGGCTCAcagcctcttccagctcctcctccagcccaggGAGCAAAAAACGGCCAGCAGCCTCCAGTGCCTCCTCAGCCTCTGAGCCCAGCAGGGGCTGGCCTGGTGGGGGAACAGGCCCCAGTGCAGCGCCACAGCCCCGGCAGCCATGCAAGTGATGCAGGATAGGCCAGGCTGCACTGGGTGACAGGCCTCGAAGTGGCACCAGGTCCATCTGGGCTTCGGCAAAGCTGCCAGCTAGCAGGGCCCGGAAGAAAGGGGAGGCAGTAGCTGAGGCAGCTCGCTGGGCAGGGAGCCGTAGGCCTGAGTCCAGTAGGAAATGCAGGTcaggggctgggatgggggctGGGCCCAGCAGACGTTCATAAAGGCAAGGGGAGGGGGCATCTAGATCCAAAGGGATTGTAGGTGGGAGGGCTGGGCTCACAGTGGGAGACACCAGGCCTTGGAGGCAGGAAAGGGAGTCCGCagcaaagaagaggaagagtggATGTGGAGCTGGCCGAGTTAGTGCTGAGAGGAGGAGCCGGAGGCCACCCTGGTCCAGAAGTAGCCGGCGCCACAGAGAGGGCTTCCTTTGGGAAGAAAGGGAATCTTTCAGAAGGTGAAAAACGGTGGCATTAGGGAATAGCAACCTTGCTCCCCTGATCCCTGTGAGGTACCCACATCCCCCTCACCGACAGATGAAGGGCAGGGTCAGTGCACAGGCCACGCGGTCCTCAGGGCTTCCAGAGAGCAGCAGATGAGTGAGGGCGCCCACTCCAAAGGGTGATTCAGCCTGCACAGTCAGGTTCTGCAGCAGCATCTCACCTGCAGAGATGGGCAGAGCAAGTCAGGTTGGGAGTTGATGTCCCAACTCTGGGTCCTTCAAAGGAATGAGGCTAAAATCTCACGGTATGGAAGGGGGTAGGACTGCAGGCCCTAGAGGGAAAGGGTCCAGATGCTAGGAACTGAAGATCAAGGGCAAGAACAAAGTGTGATAGTCAGGGCATACATCTGGGTTCTAAAGGACTCAGAACCTGCAGTCAGGACACAGAAGACAGGGAAGTCCCTGGCAGTGCTGGGATTGGTGGGGGGCCTAGGAGGCTATGGTGCCTGAGCCAGACTTTTCTAACTCAGTGTGCCCAGTGGGAACGCAATCAGGATAGTGCAGAACCAAGAGCATATTGGGTAATGAAATACAGACAAACATGATTCTAAGTTGTTAGGACCAAGCCTGGTGTTGGGGTACACAGGCCCCAAGACTTGGGCAGAGGATGGAGCGGAACTTTGCATGCTGGGagtccctccctcttcccacctggTGACTGAGGTTGGAtggtgggctgggcagggcagtgAGAAAGGTATGAACAGCAGAGTGAGGTTCTCAGTCCAGAACCAGAGGGGGATGGGGCCTCTTATGGGGGACACACCCAGCTCCCGGTGCTGGCGTCGAACTGGGCGGGCACGCAGCGTGGGCCAATCTTCCGGGGCAACACCTAACACAAGCCAGGCACGCAGCAGTGCAGCACCATAGCTGCGCACAAAGGCCTCGAGACAGGCAGGGTTGCAGGTAAGGCGTGCCAGGATGCGCAGTGCACGTGGGCTTGGTGGACCCGGTGAGCCCGTCACATAGGCCAGCAGGCCACATAGGGCTGGGCTGGTCACCAATGCCCCACTTGGGTCGGGAGCCTGGGAGAAGCGCGACAGCAGCAGCAGCGCTGGCCCCTCACGGCCCCAAGGCTCCTCAGAGGTGGTGGCAGGGCTGCGGCCAGGTGTGCGCAGTGTGCGAGGCGTCCGCAGTGAAGTtgggcccagggtggggctggtTGGCTCAGCTGGCTCCGGTGGCGGTGGAGGTGGGGGACATCGCTCAGGGGACCAGTCAGGAGAGATGTCTCCCGGGCCTGCGGCGTAGCCTTCAGAGATCAGCCATGACCtgtagaggggaaaatggggagactGGACCCAGAACCACAACAAAGGAGCAGAGCCAAAGAGCTGTCATGTAAAACTAAGTGACTGAAGCCAGGGAGAGGAAATGAGGCCAGGAGGGataggagagaaagggaaatggggaaaaatacCCCAACTCAATCAGCAATTACTGATACCTATTATGTATGAAGTCCAGTATTAGGTACCAGGCATGAACAGTAAGAAAACTAAAGTCCCCATCCTACCAGAGTTTATATTCTATTAAGGGGTGAACAgacaacaaagtaaaaatggTCCAGTGAACCTGTCTGGGTCCCAAAGTTCAGAGATGCTGGCGTAGAGCCAAGGCCAAAGATGGACTcaggaaaaagaatgtttttttttttttttcaacgtttatttatttttgggacagagagagacagagcatgaacgggggagggtcagagagagagggagacacagaatcggaaacaggctccaggctccgagctgtcagcccagagcccgacacggggctcgaactcactgaccacgagatcgtgacctggctgaagtcggcttaaccgactgcgccacccaggtgccccaggaaaaagaatgtttaatGATGACTAGAAAGTGGTCATGTCTGGGGAGAATGAGGAATCAGGAATCAGAGTCAACAAGAGTTGACTGAGATAGAATGGGGTAGTGAAGACAGCCAGAGTCCTCAACCCACAGCAATCAGGTGGGGATTCACCTTAGGCTTCGGAAGCTTCCAGCTTCTGCCCGCTCAGGGGTCCGCTCCTCAGGAAAGTCCCAGGAAGcagcttctcttccctcttcttcctcatcaCCAGCATCACCACACAGCTGCCCAGCCAAGAGAGGTACAAGTCCCAGAGCCTGTAGCCGGCCCAGGGCTCCAGTGTCATACAGGAAGCCCACAAGGGCAGCCACGACACgaaggtgccaggcactggcacGAGGGTCCCGTAGCAGGCCCATCAATAGCTCCAAACCACCAGCATCCCGCAGCCGGGCCCGGTTGATGGCCTCCCGGCACAGCAGGCACACGGCTCGTACCAGGGGCTGCTGAGAGGCTGGGCCAGCCCCATTAGGTCCCCTGCGCCGCCGGAGTTCACCCAGTAGTACTTCCACACCACCAGCATTGCCCAATGCAGGCCGTACAAGGCCCTGGGCACACAGGTTGGCAAGGATCAAGATAGTTGCCTCCCGTACTGCCTTTTTGGGGTGGGAGGCCAAACTGACCAGTGGGCCTAATCCTCCACCCAGACTTAGCTGCTCAGCACAGGCCCGGGAGCAGCCTCGACTCAGCTCTAAGAGGGCACGGACTAGGGCCAAGGTCAGTGCAGGGTCTGGGGCAGCGGCCAGAAGCTCAGCCAGAGGGCGTACTGCTCCCTGCTGTGCCAGGGCCAGGCGGTGCTGGGGTGAGTCGGCCAGGTTGCGGAGGGCACGCACCACACTCTGCAGGCACTGGGAGTCCTGGCAGGCTGTCAGGCTCTCAACCAGCAAGGGAACAGCAcctggagagggaaaaggagtaCAAAGAGTGAGCACGGAGATACCTACGCTCCTTCTCCCACGCCAAGCCCTAGCTAACTCCACACTAATAGCTTTCTTACCAGCAGAATGGATGTCCCCACAGCTCTCAGGTTCCATGGCTAAATTCCCCAGAGCACGGGCTGTTCTGTTCTGGATGCTGTCTGTCTTCACGCACTGAAGAATAGTCACTGCAAGATAATTTGGTCTCTTGAGGGTCCTGCCCCTTCTTGTCTCTCTCATTAATGACCTTAAGAATGTGGCCTgagagggtcagggaaggcctccagAAGAGGCTGACACTTACTGGATCTGAAAGGTTAAACAGGTAGGTATTTGTTAGAAAGATAGTGGATGGAGGTGCTACAGGGCATTTCAAGTTTGGAAGCAGCCTTTGCAAAGGCCCAGAAGTGAGATCCAATGTCTGTGCTATGCCCTCATGAAGGGCCTCAAATGCCAGCCCAAGGGATCAGGCAGGACTTGAATATGAGGGCACTGGGAACCACAAAGGGTTTTAAGAATAGAAGTGAAGTGATACAATCTGGTAGCCATGGGGAGAATGGATTATAGGGAAAAAGAgtaaggcagggagagaggcaaggagacTCTTGTTAAGGTGAGAAAGGACAGTGGCTTAAAGCAAGTCAGCTACCACCACAGCCCAGCACATGGGCACCAGTCTCTGGGCACAtgaaagaagaaggaataaatgtGGACGGACATAGGagttatttaaaatgcagaaaaggggtgcctgggtggctcagtcagttaagcgtctgaccttggctcaggtcatgatctcacagttcatgggttcgagccctgcgtcgggctctgtgctgacagctcagagcctggagcctgcttcagattctgtgtctccctctctctctgctctctccccactcatactctgtgtctcaaaaatagacaaatgttaaaaaaattttaatacagaatAGTGATTGAATGATGAGAGTTATATGCTAATAACAAGATCTATAATTTATTGAGGGCTTATTAATGTGGCAGGCCTCTTGTCAAACACGTTATGGTCCAGATGCattttatacaatttaaaaatgttaaattttcgttttgtacaaaaaaattaagatttcatCAAAACTGGcataatttcaggggcgcctgggtggctcagtcggttgggtgtctgacttcagctgaggtcatgatctcacggtccatgagttcaagccctgtgtcaggttctgtgctgacagctcagagcctggaacttgctttggattctgtgtctccctctctctgctcctcccccactcatgctctgtctgtctgtctgtctctctctctctctgtcaaaaataaataaacattaaaaaaaaaaaagctggcataATTTCATAACCGGTAGGCACTCTGTAAACTGTGTTCACATTGCCACAAGGTGGCGCCAACTTAGCTGGTAAACAAACGCTTGCGATCTTTTGTTAGGATTTGTTCTTATTGTGCTGGTTTTTAATACCTGAAAGTACCGGGTCTTAGAATATCTGCGTTCAATGTTTGTACTCGGCTTCTCACTACTTCAATTT
This window encodes:
- the ARMC5 gene encoding armadillo repeat-containing protein 5 isoform X1, translating into MAAAKPTLTDSLSFCLAQLTAAAGEGLGGGKDTATNETPLGRALLALRTRHVKAAGGIERFRARGGLRPLLALLRRAAAAGPAPSQAGSGSAPSSVESAIYDGPAPSSGPAPSSASSSSPSPPARLRKTLDLALSILANCCTEGACRAEVRRLGGILSLVTILQCVKTDSIQNRTARALGNLAMEPESCGDIHSAGAVPLLVESLTACQDSQCLQSVVRALRNLADSPQHRLALAQQGAVRPLAELLAAAPDPALTLALVRALLELSRGCSRACAEQLSLGGGLGPLVSLASHPKKAVREATILILANLCAQGLVRPALGNAGGVEVLLGELRRRRGPNGAGPASQQPLVRAVCLLCREAINRARLRDAGGLELLMGLLRDPRASAWHLRVVAALVGFLYDTGALGRLQALGLVPLLAGQLCGDAGDEEEEGREAASWDFPEERTPERAEAGSFRSLRSWLISEGYAAGPGDISPDWSPERCPPPPPPPEPAEPTSPTLGPTSLRTPRTLRTPGRSPATTSEEPWGREGPALLLLSRFSQAPDPSGALVTSPALCGLLAYVTGSPGPPSPRALRILARLTCNPACLEAFVRSYGAALLRAWLVLGVAPEDWPTLRARPVRRQHRELGEMLLQNLTVQAESPFGVGALTHLLLSGSPEDRVACALTLPFICRKPSLWRRLLLDQGGLRLLLSALTRPAPHPLFLFFAADSLSCLQGLVSPTVSPALPPTIPLDLDAPSPCLYERLLGPAPIPAPDLHFLLDSGLRLPAQRAASATASPFFRALLAGSFAEAQMDLVPLRGLSPSAAWPILHHLHGCRGCGAALGPVPPPGQPLLGSEAEEALEAAGRFLLPGLEEELEEAVSHIHLGPHGGPESVGEVFRLGRPRLVAHCARWALGPGQCPRKRALALVGLVEAAGEETGPLTEALLAVVMGVEFGGKGSSLDC
- the ARMC5 gene encoding armadillo repeat-containing protein 5 isoform X2 yields the protein MEPESCGDIHSAGAVPLLVESLTACQDSQCLQSVVRALRNLADSPQHRLALAQQGAVRPLAELLAAAPDPALTLALVRALLELSRGCSRACAEQLSLGGGLGPLVSLASHPKKAVREATILILANLCAQGLVRPALGNAGGVEVLLGELRRRRGPNGAGPASQQPLVRAVCLLCREAINRARLRDAGGLELLMGLLRDPRASAWHLRVVAALVGFLYDTGALGRLQALGLVPLLAGQLCGDAGDEEEEGREAASWDFPEERTPERAEAGSFRSLRSWLISEGYAAGPGDISPDWSPERCPPPPPPPEPAEPTSPTLGPTSLRTPRTLRTPGRSPATTSEEPWGREGPALLLLSRFSQAPDPSGALVTSPALCGLLAYVTGSPGPPSPRALRILARLTCNPACLEAFVRSYGAALLRAWLVLGVAPEDWPTLRARPVRRQHRELGEMLLQNLTVQAESPFGVGALTHLLLSGSPEDRVACALTLPFICRKPSLWRRLLLDQGGLRLLLSALTRPAPHPLFLFFAADSLSCLQGLVSPTVSPALPPTIPLDLDAPSPCLYERLLGPAPIPAPDLHFLLDSGLRLPAQRAASATASPFFRALLAGSFAEAQMDLVPLRGLSPSAAWPILHHLHGCRGCGAALGPVPPPGQPLLGSEAEEALEAAGRFLLPGLEEELEEAVSHIHLGPHGGPESVGEVFRLGRPRLVAHCARWALGPGQCPRKRALALVGLVEAAGEETGPLTEALLAVVMGVEFGGKGSSLDC